The following proteins are encoded in a genomic region of Planococcus lenghuensis:
- a CDS encoding 5-formyltetrahydrofolate cyclo-ligase, which translates to MDKATLRKKMLQQLKELDPEMRSIKTEQITERLLTDPVFRAAGSIGITVAGFPEIDTAPIIRQAWASGKRVAAPKCHPASRKMDFYVFSHMNELETVYMDLKEPNPAVTRWLPPDDIDLLIVPGIVFSRSGYRIGFGGGYYDRFLAGYANPTVSLAFDFQLSDNFPAESHDIPVSMIYTENQLIRTEAFR; encoded by the coding sequence ATGGACAAAGCTACGTTACGGAAAAAGATGCTGCAGCAGCTGAAAGAACTTGATCCGGAAATGCGCAGCATTAAAACTGAACAAATTACGGAGCGGCTGTTGACCGATCCCGTCTTCCGGGCTGCCGGGTCTATCGGCATCACAGTAGCGGGATTTCCTGAAATTGATACAGCGCCGATTATCCGGCAGGCATGGGCTTCCGGAAAGCGCGTGGCAGCGCCCAAATGCCATCCCGCTTCACGAAAAATGGACTTTTATGTATTCAGTCACATGAATGAATTGGAGACTGTGTACATGGATCTGAAAGAGCCCAACCCTGCAGTGACCCGCTGGCTCCCGCCGGATGACATTGATTTGCTTATCGTCCCGGGCATTGTTTTTTCCCGTTCAGGCTACCGGATCGGTTTTGGCGGGGGATACTACGACCGATTCCTGGCCGGTTACGCCAATCCGACCGTGTCACTCGCATTCGATTTTCAACTTTCAGATAACTTCCCTGCTGAATCACATGACATTCCGGTCAGCATGATATACACTGAGAATCAACTGATCAGAACGGAGGCGTTCCGTTGA
- a CDS encoding YqgQ family protein, with protein sequence MKTLYDVMQLLKTFGVFIYTGERQSDLDLMEDELRDLYRSGLIAPDVFASALLVLRNERHSKK encoded by the coding sequence TTGAAGACACTTTATGATGTCATGCAGCTGCTGAAAACATTCGGTGTTTTCATTTATACAGGCGAACGGCAGTCTGATCTTGATCTGATGGAAGATGAGCTGCGTGATTTATACAGGTCCGGTCTGATTGCACCTGATGTTTTTGCCTCTGCTCTCCTCGTGCTGCGAAATGAACGGCACAGTAAAAAGTGA
- a CDS encoding LTA synthase family protein, giving the protein MKANQWPKHTILAVAIITTWLKTYLVYKTSFHMKIENPMQELILFINPLSFLLAVYGLSLFFKSERSRNRYLISVSALLAAVLYGNVAFYRFFSDFVTLPVLFQTSNFGDLGTSVTESVFVTDILYFADVLLLVLAVRYLNIKSATEASRSLYRRAYFVLTAAVLFLNLGLAETERPQLLTRSFDREMLVKNIGTYNYHLYDVYIQSKSQAQRALADGSELVEANNFVQATQPQPSPKMTGVAEGRNLIVVTLESLQSFVIGSEMKDQTVTPFLNSLTEDEDTIYFPNFYHQTGLGKTSDSEFLLENSLYPLGGGAVFFTHGGNTYNSMAESLGEEGYFTAVQHANSKSFWNRDLMYQSLGIDKFYDVESFTVEEGQAVNWGMKDIPFHEQSVAQMAEMQQPFYSRLLTLTNHFPFYLDEEDKFITEYDSGSSTLNRYFQTARYLDESIKVLFDELKEKGLYENSVIVMYGDHYGISENHNGAMAQYLGKEVTPYESAQLQRVPLFVHIPGYGEGHVDEEIGGQIDLRPTILNLLGVDAEKDLQLGGDLFSEEHEEFVIFRDGRFVTEDVIYAGNICYDAETGEETDSTLCEPYIDRAFEELGYSDSVINGDLLRFYNEKTGQLIEPENTEE; this is encoded by the coding sequence ATGAAAGCAAATCAATGGCCGAAGCACACTATACTGGCTGTTGCGATCATCACCACCTGGCTGAAGACGTACCTCGTCTACAAAACGAGCTTTCACATGAAAATCGAAAATCCGATGCAGGAGCTGATTCTGTTCATCAATCCGCTCAGTTTTCTGCTGGCTGTATACGGTCTATCGCTGTTTTTCAAGAGCGAGCGCAGCCGAAACCGGTACTTGATATCCGTCAGTGCCCTGCTCGCTGCCGTGCTTTATGGCAACGTGGCTTTTTACCGCTTTTTCAGTGATTTCGTTACACTGCCGGTCCTGTTTCAGACAAGCAATTTCGGCGACTTGGGCACAAGCGTGACAGAGAGTGTCTTTGTTACAGATATCCTATATTTCGCTGATGTGCTGCTGCTGGTCCTTGCAGTTCGCTATCTGAACATAAAAAGTGCTACGGAAGCCTCCCGGTCGCTGTACCGGCGTGCATACTTCGTGCTGACGGCGGCTGTTCTGTTTTTAAACCTCGGTCTTGCAGAAACAGAGCGTCCACAGCTTCTGACGCGCAGTTTTGACCGGGAAATGCTCGTGAAAAACATCGGCACATATAATTACCATTTGTATGATGTTTATATCCAGTCAAAGTCTCAGGCGCAGCGGGCGCTAGCAGACGGTTCGGAACTTGTGGAAGCGAATAATTTCGTTCAGGCTACACAGCCGCAGCCGTCACCGAAAATGACCGGTGTTGCTGAGGGACGCAATTTGATCGTGGTGACACTTGAATCGCTTCAGTCATTTGTCATTGGCAGTGAAATGAAGGATCAGACAGTAACACCTTTCCTGAACAGCCTGACAGAGGATGAGGATACCATTTACTTCCCGAATTTCTATCATCAGACAGGGCTCGGGAAAACATCGGATTCTGAATTTCTCCTGGAAAATTCCCTGTATCCGCTCGGAGGCGGTGCTGTGTTTTTCACACATGGCGGTAATACGTATAACTCAATGGCGGAGAGCCTCGGAGAAGAAGGTTACTTTACAGCTGTACAGCATGCGAATTCCAAAAGTTTCTGGAATCGGGATTTGATGTATCAGTCACTCGGGATCGATAAATTCTATGATGTCGAAAGCTTTACAGTGGAAGAAGGCCAGGCAGTGAACTGGGGGATGAAAGATATCCCATTCCACGAACAGTCGGTTGCCCAGATGGCAGAGATGCAGCAGCCGTTTTATTCCCGGCTTCTTACGCTGACAAATCACTTCCCGTTTTATCTGGATGAGGAAGATAAATTCATCACGGAATATGATTCCGGGTCCAGCACGCTGAATCGTTATTTTCAGACTGCCCGTTATCTCGATGAGTCGATCAAGGTGCTGTTTGACGAACTGAAAGAAAAAGGGCTTTATGAAAACTCGGTCATTGTCATGTACGGTGACCATTACGGGATTTCTGAAAACCATAACGGAGCGATGGCTCAATATCTCGGAAAAGAAGTGACGCCGTATGAATCGGCTCAGCTTCAGCGGGTTCCGCTATTTGTTCATATTCCAGGGTACGGGGAAGGCCATGTCGATGAAGAAATCGGCGGACAGATCGATCTGCGGCCGACGATCCTGAATCTGCTGGGTGTGGATGCAGAAAAAGACCTGCAGCTCGGTGGTGACTTGTTCTCAGAAGAGCATGAGGAGTTTGTGATCTTCCGGGATGGACGGTTTGTAACTGAAGACGTCATCTATGCAGGGAACATCTGTTACGATGCGGAGACCGGAGAAGAGACGGACAGTACGCTCTGTGAGCCGTATATCGACCGGGCATTCGAGGAACTTGGCTATTCTGATTCAGTTATCAACGGCGATCTGCTGCGTTTCTATAACGAAAAGACCGGGCAGTTGATCGAACCGGAGAATACCGAAGAATAA
- a CDS encoding DUF2759 domain-containing protein, protein MNLLMVIFGLVAVFAAIGVVQTFKRKEFLGLIFNLLTFLIFGAFTAATVIFQGYPPSLH, encoded by the coding sequence TTGAATTTACTGATGGTCATTTTTGGGCTCGTTGCCGTATTCGCGGCAATCGGTGTCGTTCAGACGTTTAAACGAAAAGAATTTTTAGGATTAATTTTTAACTTGCTGACGTTTCTGATCTTTGGCGCATTTACAGCAGCCACTGTCATTTTCCAAGGCTATCCGCCAAGCCTTCATTAA
- a CDS encoding MBL fold metallo-hydrolase, producing the protein MLTIDILTLGPVQTNCYIVAHEDGNCLIIDPGAESEKIKARLEKKGWTPLAVLLTHAHFDHIGAVDEMREMYDVPVYVSELEKDWLGKPGLNGSGKYPIIADMRIKEADLLISGREQKLVIGPFQIQLFHTPGHSPGSITFGFRDAGFAVVGDTLFRGSIGRTDLVGGNHEELITSIRNSLLTLPEGTRIYPGHGPATTPAAEQRTNPFL; encoded by the coding sequence TTGCTGACAATCGACATATTGACGCTCGGGCCTGTCCAGACGAATTGCTATATTGTGGCACACGAAGATGGTAATTGTCTGATTATCGACCCGGGAGCAGAAAGTGAAAAAATCAAGGCACGGCTTGAAAAAAAGGGCTGGACTCCTCTGGCTGTGCTGCTGACCCATGCCCATTTTGATCATATCGGTGCAGTCGACGAAATGCGGGAGATGTACGACGTGCCGGTTTACGTGAGTGAACTGGAAAAAGACTGGCTCGGGAAGCCGGGACTGAACGGTTCAGGGAAATATCCGATCATCGCCGACATGCGAATCAAGGAAGCTGACTTGCTGATTAGTGGGCGGGAACAGAAACTGGTGATTGGTCCGTTCCAGATTCAATTGTTTCATACACCCGGCCATTCACCGGGCAGCATTACATTCGGGTTCCGGGATGCCGGATTCGCAGTGGTTGGTGATACGCTGTTCCGGGGAAGCATCGGCCGGACAGACCTGGTCGGCGGCAATCACGAGGAACTGATCACCTCCATCCGCAACTCGCTCCTGACATTGCCGGAAGGGACCCGCATCTATCCGGGGCACGGTCCGGCGACAACACCGGCGGCTGAACAGCGGACGAACCCATTTTTATAG
- a CDS encoding DUF2626 domain-containing protein, with translation MDNMFKLMGFWTGIFSVMFYLGDMPEVSLIMLGNTGFFILFGFLNLSERMYMYVFGAYLTVFFVGFTYYTTFIHVAGSGH, from the coding sequence ATGGATAATATGTTTAAATTAATGGGCTTCTGGACGGGAATTTTTTCAGTCATGTTTTATTTGGGCGATATGCCGGAAGTCTCACTCATCATGCTTGGCAATACCGGCTTCTTCATTCTTTTCGGGTTCTTGAATCTTTCAGAGCGCATGTACATGTACGTTTTTGGAGCTTACCTGACTGTATTTTTCGTAGGTTTCACTTACTACACAACCTTCATCCATGTAGCTGGCAGCGGCCACTGA
- the comGA gene encoding competence type IV pilus ATPase ComGA, which translates to MQAIIERRCLRLLQSAIDAETTDIHIKPEFDSYSVSFRSFQAMQTVSVIPFDLGDRMIAYFKYLSLLDMSERRKPQTGSFQQTIDEVSCFFRISTLPSVLTRESIVIRIVSDKTALPLEELALFRDSARLLKKLAASRQGLFLLTGPTGCGKSTTLYSLLNHCNSQLNRNIITLEDPVERKNQTMLQIQVNEKAGLSYAAGLKAILRHDPDIIMIGEIRDADTAKIAVRAALTGHLVFSTIHARNAAGCLHRLHDLEVSYEDLSHTLVAISAQQLVPAYQSEEPEQIRHAALFEVLYGAYLEEATEAARNRRLYRLPEELSLTGQVMEGVKIGAIPPHFRPETVPDP; encoded by the coding sequence ATGCAGGCAATTATTGAGCGCCGCTGTCTCAGACTTTTGCAATCGGCCATTGATGCAGAGACAACGGACATACACATCAAACCTGAATTCGACAGTTATTCTGTCTCGTTCCGCAGTTTCCAAGCCATGCAAACCGTTTCCGTCATCCCCTTTGATCTCGGCGATCGGATGATCGCTTACTTCAAATATCTTTCCCTGCTGGATATGAGTGAACGCCGAAAACCTCAGACCGGTTCATTTCAGCAGACAATCGATGAAGTCTCCTGCTTTTTCCGAATCTCGACTCTTCCGTCTGTTCTCACGCGAGAATCAATCGTCATCCGAATCGTCTCGGATAAAACGGCGCTTCCACTCGAGGAATTAGCCTTATTCAGGGATTCTGCCCGATTGCTCAAAAAATTGGCTGCTTCCCGCCAAGGGCTGTTTCTGCTGACTGGACCGACCGGGTGCGGAAAATCCACAACTTTGTACTCGCTCCTGAATCATTGCAACAGCCAGCTGAACCGAAATATCATAACGCTTGAAGACCCTGTAGAGCGTAAAAACCAGACGATGCTGCAAATTCAAGTGAATGAAAAAGCCGGGCTCAGCTATGCGGCCGGCTTGAAAGCGATACTTCGGCATGATCCGGATATCATCATGATCGGGGAAATCCGGGATGCCGACACGGCGAAAATCGCTGTCCGGGCAGCGCTTACCGGACATCTGGTGTTTTCAACCATCCATGCCCGTAATGCAGCCGGCTGTCTTCACCGTCTGCACGACTTGGAAGTATCCTATGAAGACCTGTCTCACACGCTTGTAGCTATATCCGCCCAGCAGCTTGTCCCGGCATATCAGTCGGAAGAACCGGAACAGATCCGTCATGCCGCTCTGTTTGAAGTGTTATATGGAGCTTATTTGGAAGAGGCGACGGAAGCCGCCCGGAACCGGCGTCTGTACCGGCTGCCTGAGGAGCTGTCACTGACCGGCCAGGTCATGGAAGGGGTGAAGATCGGTGCGATTCCTCCACATTTCAGACCGGAAACCGTTCCGGATCCGTGA
- the comGB gene encoding competence type IV pilus assembly protein ComGB encodes MRFLHISDRKPFRIRERTAFLNRLAKLMKEGYLFPAALHLLLPVHAGKPEEAAAGVHSVLSGGGTAAETLQLLGFRKDVLFAAEIAEYHGRLAESLALIAAGFDRTEKLRKKFTSVLLYPVSLLLFTFVLFSLFRTRYIPELHKLIATVGSEESASAVPVQLLKLPDLFLGLLLLVVVSAVSLVTWQKKRPAEDRANTWLKIPVAGHILRMYWSHLFSRELGTLLHSGISLQEALTFLKNQEHDQMIQLIADTIHSEVMTGQPLSVAVSFHRYFPHDFQSFITHGEAAGHLGKELLLYSEVLLERLERQLAQAMRIIQPLFFLVIALCIIGAYLAILLPMYNLVHTI; translated from the coding sequence GTGCGATTCCTCCACATTTCAGACCGGAAACCGTTCCGGATCCGTGAGCGGACAGCATTTTTAAATCGGCTGGCCAAGCTAATGAAGGAAGGGTACTTGTTCCCTGCAGCGCTGCATCTGCTGCTGCCGGTCCATGCCGGAAAACCGGAAGAGGCGGCAGCAGGGGTCCATTCTGTGCTGAGCGGCGGCGGGACTGCGGCTGAAACACTTCAGCTGCTCGGGTTCCGGAAGGATGTGCTTTTTGCAGCTGAAATTGCTGAATACCACGGCCGGCTGGCAGAGTCTCTCGCATTAATCGCCGCCGGGTTCGACAGGACTGAAAAACTGCGGAAAAAATTCACATCGGTACTCCTGTATCCCGTCTCTTTACTGCTATTTACATTCGTGCTGTTTTCCTTGTTCCGCACCCGCTATATTCCGGAACTCCATAAGCTGATTGCCACGGTCGGCAGTGAAGAAAGCGCATCTGCAGTGCCGGTACAGTTGCTGAAGCTGCCGGATCTGTTTCTCGGTCTTCTCTTGCTGGTCGTCGTTTCTGCAGTCAGTTTGGTCACATGGCAGAAAAAAAGGCCGGCTGAAGACCGGGCAAACACATGGCTGAAGATTCCGGTGGCCGGTCATATACTGCGCATGTATTGGTCCCATTTGTTTTCGCGTGAACTTGGCACGCTTCTGCATAGCGGCATCTCGCTTCAGGAGGCATTGACTTTCCTGAAGAATCAGGAACATGACCAAATGATCCAGCTTATTGCGGATACGATTCATTCAGAGGTGATGACCGGGCAGCCGCTGTCGGTCGCCGTAAGTTTTCACCGGTACTTTCCGCATGATTTTCAATCGTTTATCACTCACGGGGAAGCAGCGGGGCATCTCGGCAAGGAATTGCTGCTCTACAGTGAAGTGCTGCTTGAACGGCTTGAACGGCAGCTGGCGCAGGCCATGCGCATCATTCAGCCGCTGTTTTTCCTGGTTATTGCTTTGTGCATCATCGGTGCATATTTAGCGATACTGCTGCCGATGTATAATCTCGTCCACACGATCTAA
- the comGC gene encoding competence type IV pilus major pilin ComGC translates to MKQLKKQGGFTLIEMLIVLLIISVLIAIAIPNVTKQTASVDEKGCKAFVQMVQGQVESYRMDLKKVPAITDLVSGGYLKTDETSCPNGTAIAIAADGTVSAVEAAAGQ, encoded by the coding sequence ATGAAACAATTAAAAAAACAAGGTGGATTCACACTTATTGAAATGCTGATTGTCCTCTTGATTATCTCAGTGCTGATTGCGATAGCGATCCCGAACGTCACAAAGCAGACGGCATCGGTGGATGAAAAGGGCTGTAAGGCGTTCGTGCAAATGGTTCAGGGGCAAGTGGAATCCTACCGGATGGATCTCAAAAAAGTGCCGGCGATCACTGATCTTGTAAGCGGCGGTTATTTGAAGACAGATGAAACCAGCTGTCCGAACGGCACTGCCATTGCGATTGCAGCGGATGGAACGGTATCGGCTGTTGAAGCGGCTGCTGGGCAATAA
- a CDS encoding type II secretion system protein: MERYRLLKRLLGNKGFTLVEMLVVLSLLMTMAFAIPIYTAAEEERTEQRFFQTLLADIYFMQSESYRSGEWVQLTFGPDGGSYTISRNYSAALVSRNMPAGVRMDKTSYLKNIRFNPIGSIETAGTIRFLTPEGPKVLTVHLGKGRVVLSG, encoded by the coding sequence ATGGAACGGTATCGGCTGTTGAAGCGGCTGCTGGGCAATAAAGGATTTACACTTGTTGAAATGCTGGTGGTGCTCAGTCTGCTGATGACGATGGCATTTGCAATTCCCATCTACACGGCAGCTGAAGAAGAAAGGACTGAACAGCGTTTTTTTCAGACATTGCTTGCTGATATTTATTTCATGCAAAGCGAGAGCTATAGAAGCGGGGAGTGGGTTCAGCTCACGTTCGGACCGGACGGCGGTTCGTACACCATTTCCCGGAACTACAGTGCGGCACTTGTCAGCCGGAACATGCCGGCCGGTGTCCGGATGGATAAGACAAGTTACCTGAAAAATATCCGGTTCAATCCGATCGGCAGCATTGAAACCGCCGGCACCATCCGGTTTCTTACACCGGAAGGCCCTAAGGTGCTGACGGTCCATCTGGGGAAAGGGAGAGTGGTGCTGTCTGGGTGA
- the comGF gene encoding competence type IV pilus minor pilin ComGF, giving the protein MRRLMDTRQNGSTFIGLLLDLAILLLLLPLIVLFFRLAAAYSADLDVKHAEWELFTYELRTYLNTGSNVAVINGGKGIRMTESGTLLTIEWYSPIIRKQRSGQGHEVMLTDVQHVTFAIAGAVLTAQVVFRNGIRKEETYAIPPAPG; this is encoded by the coding sequence ATGCGCCGGCTGATGGACACCCGGCAGAATGGGTCCACATTCATCGGACTGCTGCTCGATTTAGCCATACTTTTGCTGCTGCTTCCGCTCATCGTGCTGTTTTTTCGATTGGCTGCCGCTTACTCTGCCGATCTGGATGTGAAGCATGCGGAATGGGAGCTGTTCACTTACGAACTCAGGACTTACTTGAATACCGGGAGCAATGTGGCAGTCATTAATGGCGGCAAAGGAATCCGGATGACGGAATCCGGCACATTACTGACCATTGAATGGTATTCGCCGATCATCCGCAAGCAGCGTTCCGGTCAGGGGCACGAAGTCATGCTGACGGATGTGCAGCATGTCACATTTGCAATTGCCGGAGCCGTGTTGACGGCGCAGGTCGTTTTCCGGAACGGCATAAGGAAGGAGGAAACGTATGCAATTCCTCCGGCGCCTGGATGA
- a CDS encoding shikimate kinase, which produces MKRIYLIGFMGCGKSAIGRRLSFMLKLPFYDMDKEIVRREGKTIPEIFEEHGEPYFRSLEARFLREFKSDCCIISTGGGTAINAENRKIMRETGLVLFLDAPFRDIWRRIHRDPNRPIVRRSTKEEIESLYHQRHSAYKRAAHISVRTEHRSLRQITEFVAFQVHRLKGE; this is translated from the coding sequence ATGAAGAGGATTTATTTAATCGGATTTATGGGATGCGGCAAGAGCGCGATCGGCAGGCGGCTGAGCTTCATGCTGAAACTGCCGTTTTATGACATGGACAAAGAAATCGTCCGCCGGGAAGGCAAAACGATTCCTGAAATTTTCGAAGAGCACGGCGAACCGTATTTCCGGAGCCTGGAAGCCCGGTTTTTACGGGAGTTTAAAAGTGACTGCTGCATCATTTCAACAGGTGGCGGCACCGCCATTAATGCAGAGAACCGCAAAATCATGCGGGAAACGGGCCTCGTGCTGTTTCTCGATGCACCGTTTCGGGACATTTGGCGGCGGATTCACCGCGACCCGAACCGGCCGATTGTCAGACGGTCGACGAAAGAAGAAATTGAATCACTTTACCATCAGCGCCATTCAGCGTACAAGCGGGCAGCTCACATCAGTGTCCGGACGGAGCACCGATCGCTCCGGCAGATCACTGAATTCGTCGCTTTTCAAGTGCATCGTCTAAAAGGCGAATAA
- the gcvT gene encoding glycine cleavage system aminomethyltransferase GcvT has product MSELKRTPLFESYKKYGGKTIDFGGWELPVQFSGIKQEHEAVRTKAGLFDVSHMGEITVEGPESLAYLQRMLTNDVSKLKTGQAQYTVLCYEDGGTVDDLLVYKLTDERYLLVVNAANIEKDFDWLKAHAQDGAEVVNRSEEYGQLAFQGPLAESVLQRLTDTDLTDIKFFRFQENVDVAGRNVLVSRTGYTGEDGFEIYGSPEDIIALWGAILEEGKEDGAVPVGLGARDTLRFEACLALYGQELTKDISPLEAGIGFAVKLKKDADFIGKEALLKQKEEGIVRKLTGLEMLDKGIPRPGYKVFKDGEEIGHVTTGTQSPTLGKNIGLALVGTEFTEPGTEVEVEVRNRRLKAVTVETPFYKRSTNS; this is encoded by the coding sequence ATGAGTGAGTTAAAGCGCACGCCGCTTTTTGAGTCGTATAAGAAGTATGGCGGCAAAACGATTGATTTTGGCGGCTGGGAATTGCCGGTGCAGTTTTCAGGCATTAAACAGGAACATGAAGCAGTCCGGACGAAAGCAGGGTTGTTTGATGTGTCCCATATGGGAGAAATCACGGTTGAAGGGCCGGAAAGCCTGGCATATTTGCAACGAATGCTGACGAATGACGTATCGAAACTGAAAACTGGTCAGGCGCAGTATACGGTCTTATGTTATGAAGATGGCGGTACCGTTGATGATCTTCTTGTATACAAGCTGACGGATGAACGCTACTTGCTTGTCGTGAATGCAGCCAACATCGAGAAGGATTTTGATTGGCTGAAAGCGCATGCACAGGACGGGGCGGAAGTGGTGAACCGTTCAGAGGAATATGGACAGCTTGCGTTCCAAGGGCCGCTTGCTGAGTCTGTACTGCAGCGGCTGACCGATACGGATCTCACTGACATCAAGTTCTTCCGCTTTCAGGAAAATGTGGATGTTGCCGGGCGAAACGTTCTTGTGTCCCGTACCGGTTACACAGGGGAAGACGGATTTGAAATCTACGGTTCGCCGGAAGATATCATCGCTTTATGGGGTGCCATCCTTGAAGAAGGCAAGGAAGACGGAGCGGTGCCTGTCGGTTTAGGTGCCCGGGACACACTCCGCTTTGAAGCTTGCCTTGCATTGTATGGCCAGGAATTGACAAAGGATATCTCGCCGCTTGAAGCGGGGATTGGGTTTGCGGTCAAACTGAAAAAAGATGCGGATTTCATTGGAAAAGAAGCGCTGCTGAAACAGAAAGAAGAAGGCATTGTACGGAAATTGACCGGACTGGAAATGCTGGATAAAGGGATTCCGCGTCCCGGCTATAAAGTATTCAAAGACGGCGAGGAAATCGGGCACGTAACGACAGGTACACAGTCGCCGACACTAGGGAAGAATATCGGTCTTGCACTCGTCGGAACAGAATTTACAGAGCCGGGAACCGAAGTGGAAGTCGAAGTGCGAAACCGCCGCCTGAAAGCTGTGACAGTGGAAACTCCGTTCTATAAGCGTTCAACTAACTCATAA
- the gcvPA gene encoding aminomethyl-transferring glycine dehydrogenase subunit GcvPA: MKHRYLPMTAQDKEAMLKTIGVDSIEELFSDIPEKVRFQGEYDLKPAKSESALLKELSRLAAKNADHRNYASFLGAGVYDHYKPVIVDHVISRSEFYTAYTPYQPEISQGELQAIFEFQTMIAELTGMDIANSSMYDGGTALAEAGMLAAGHTKRKKILVSRAVHPESREVVRSYALGQSIDVQEVPLKDGVTDVEALRSLLNEDVAAVMVQYPNFFGQVENLKELEPVIHGSGALFIVSANPLALGALEAPGKLGADITVGDAQPFGIPEAFGGPHCGYFAVTKKLMRKVPGRLVGETVDEDGRRGFVLTLQAREQHIRRDKATSNICSNQALNALAASVAMTALGKKGTKEMAVQNIAKTRYMKQQLEAAGLTVAFGNAHFNELTVKLGKSVKQLNDRLFDQGVIGGYDLGRTYEELAGHVLIAVTEQRTKEEIDLFVQEIAAFTQEKEAAHA, encoded by the coding sequence ATGAAGCACCGCTACTTGCCGATGACGGCACAAGACAAAGAAGCCATGCTCAAAACGATCGGCGTCGACTCGATCGAAGAACTCTTTTCCGATATTCCCGAAAAAGTGCGTTTCCAAGGCGAATATGATCTTAAACCGGCAAAATCGGAATCCGCACTTTTGAAAGAACTGAGCCGGCTCGCTGCTAAAAATGCGGATCACCGGAATTATGCATCTTTCCTTGGTGCCGGCGTTTATGATCACTATAAGCCGGTGATTGTCGACCATGTCATTTCCCGTTCTGAATTTTATACCGCCTACACGCCGTATCAGCCCGAAATTTCCCAAGGGGAACTGCAGGCGATCTTTGAGTTCCAGACGATGATTGCGGAATTGACCGGCATGGACATCGCCAACTCGTCGATGTATGACGGCGGCACCGCGCTGGCGGAGGCAGGAATGCTTGCGGCCGGTCACACCAAGCGCAAAAAGATTCTTGTTTCGCGTGCCGTTCATCCGGAATCCCGTGAAGTGGTGCGCTCCTATGCGCTCGGCCAATCGATCGATGTGCAGGAAGTGCCGCTGAAGGATGGTGTAACTGATGTGGAAGCACTCCGTTCGCTTCTGAACGAGGATGTTGCGGCTGTGATGGTCCAGTACCCGAATTTCTTCGGCCAGGTTGAGAACCTGAAAGAGCTGGAACCGGTCATCCATGGCAGTGGCGCGCTGTTCATCGTATCGGCCAATCCACTCGCCCTTGGCGCACTTGAAGCGCCCGGCAAGCTCGGCGCGGATATCACCGTCGGCGATGCGCAGCCGTTCGGCATCCCTGAAGCATTCGGGGGCCCGCATTGCGGTTATTTCGCCGTGACGAAAAAGCTGATGCGCAAAGTGCCGGGACGTCTCGTTGGGGAAACCGTCGATGAAGACGGACGCCGCGGGTTTGTGCTGACACTCCAGGCGCGCGAGCAGCACATCCGTCGGGATAAAGCGACATCCAATATCTGTTCGAACCAAGCACTCAATGCGCTTGCGGCTTCTGTCGCCATGACGGCGCTCGGTAAAAAAGGAACAAAAGAAATGGCCGTGCAAAATATCGCCAAGACCCGCTACATGAAACAGCAGCTGGAAGCGGCAGGTCTGACCGTCGCGTTCGGAAATGCGCATTTCAATGAACTCACCGTTAAACTTGGCAAGTCCGTAAAGCAGTTGAACGACCGGCTTTTTGATCAGGGCGTCATCGGGGGCTATGATCTTGGCCGGACATATGAAGAACTGGCAGGACACGTTCTCATTGCTGTGACGGAACAGCGCACAAAAGAAGAAATCGATCTGTTCGTGCAGGAAATTGCTGCATTCACTCAGGAGAAGGAGGCCGCTCATGCGTAA